In Juglans regia cultivar Chandler chromosome 5, Walnut 2.0, whole genome shotgun sequence, the following are encoded in one genomic region:
- the LOC109017994 gene encoding putative disease resistance RPP13-like protein 1 — translation MASQEFVDFLRGRKPSKKLLSELNNVLLSVGAVLEDAEDKQVTNSSVKKWLDELKDAVYDAEDVLDKIATKALQSKLDAEFGTNISSKVRNSIHTSLFFKKIEERIKGVHERLKDLVGQQYVLGLVQASTITKKASERLPTTSLVQDSDIGGRNDDKDEIINKLLHDDASDNEIGVIAIVGMGGMGKTTLARLVYNDKTVQKHFQPVAWVCVSEDFDMFNVTKTILEAVTSSTSDIKDLNRLQLQLKDKLMGKKFLIVLDDVWNRNYTECEILSNPFKSGAQGSRIIVTTRDVGVASAMRAFEIHHLKELQEEDCWKLFARHACLHDANSYMHSEFEELGRQIVEKCKGLPLAIKTIGALLRSKVDVSDWNEVLNSEIWSLSNEILPALRLSYKHLPSFIKRCFAYCSIFPKDHPIKKDELVLLWMAEGFLHEIENKTMEAVGNDYFDTLVSRSLFQKSNKGELCFVMHDLINDLAKFVSGEFTFRLGVDTPSHLNVNKTRHVSYARGFLENLKKLEAFQEATQLRTFLALQSPVYCYSTNKKLLRDSLPMLSCLRVLNLSNYNKMCELPESIGKITQLRYLDISSTAIRRLPDSLCKLYNLQTLRLSGCGDIETLPRDMQKLVNLHHLDLTDTPRRMKMPMHMGKLKFLQTLTKFVVSKRTGCSIRELGKLANLRGTLSILDLENVESFKDAEGACLRNKMDLKELALNWKAGSNTEISESQRDVLNGLQPHRNLKSLTIKDYMGGSFPNWVGDHSFSNVMSINLENCKYCCSLPALGQLLSLQNLTIIGFDGIVAVGEEFYGSTGSSSIKPFGTLKFLKFEQMLNWEKWSSFGDENEGGAFHRLEKLSIRRCSNLTGDLPIHLPSLGILEIIDCPKMLASLPRAPAICELKLRNCREDILRELPIHVTKELTIEGFDAADMGDFFSHMSLPVGGLTSTIKTLEINNCKKLGLPINLDYSCLEVLRLFDCDSLRSIPMDLFPNVKDLEIQRRIARHQPWILKDRKL, via the exons ATGGCATCTCAGGAGTTTGTTGATTTTCTAAGGGGGAGAAAACCCAGTAAAAAACTCTTGTCCGAGTTGAACAATGTATTGCTGTCTGTGGGAGCGGTTCTCGAAGATGCCGAGGACAAACAAGTTACTAATTCTAGTGTGAAAAAGTGGCTTGATGAGCTGAAGGATGCTGTCTATGATGCAGAGGACGTCTTGGATAAGATTGCTACAAAAGCCTTACAATCCAAATTAGATGCTGAATTTGGAACCAATATTTCAAGTAAGGTACGAAACTCCATCcacacttctcttttttttaagaagatagAAGAAAGGATAAAAGGGGTACATGAGAGATTAAAAGATCTAGTAGGTCAACAGTATGTCCTGGGTCTAGTACAAGCTAGTACCATCACAAAGAAAGCATCTGAAAGATTGCCCACTACTTCTTTGGTACAAGATTCAGACATTGGTGGTAGAAATGATGATAaggatgaaataattaataagttaCTTCATGATGATGCTAGTGACAATGAGATAGGTGTGATTGCCATAGTAGGCATGGGGGGAATGGGCAAGACCACCCTTGCTCGGCTTGTATACAATGACAAAACGGTCCAAAAGCATTTTCAGCCTGTAGCATGGGTTTGTGTTTCAGAAGACTTTGATATGTTTAATGTAACGAAAACAATTCTGGAAGCAGTAACTTCTTCAACCAGTGATATTAAAGATCTAAATCGGCTTCAACTTCAACTAAAGGATAAATTGATGGGAAAGAAATTCCTAATCGTCTTGGATGATGTTTGGAATAGGAATTACACTGAATGTGAGATATTAAGCAACCCCTTTAAATCTGGGGCACAAGGAAGTAGGATCATCGTAACAACGCGCGATGTTGGTGTTGCATCAGCCATGCGTGCTTTTGAAATCCATCATCTAAAGGAGTTACAAGAGGAGGATTGTTGGAAACTATTTGCAAGACATGCATGTCTGCATGATGCTAACTCCTACATGCATTCAGAGTTTGAAGAGTTAGGTCGACAAATTGTTGAAAAATGTAAAGGTCTACCTTTAGCAATAAAAACAATTGGGGCCCTCTTGCGATCCAAAGTTGATGTTAGTGACtggaatgaggttttgaatagtgagatatgGAGTTTGTCAAATGAAATTCTTCCTGCTCTAAGATTAAGCTATAAACACCTTCCCTCATTTATAAAACGGTGTTTTGCTTACTGTTCAATATTTCCAAAAGACCATCCCATCAAGAAAGATGAATTAGTTTTATTATGGATGGCAGAAGGTTTTCTCCacgaaattgaaaacaaaacaatggaAGCAGTTGGTAATGATTACTTTGACACTCTTGTATCAAGATCATTATTTCAGAAGTCGAATAAAGGTGAACTATGTTTTGTGATGCATGATCTCATCAATGACTTGGCAAAATTTGTGTCTGGTGAATTTACATTTAGGTTGGGGGTTGATACCCCTTCTCATCTAAATGTTAACAAGACTCGTCACGTGTCATATGCTAGGGGTTTTTTGGAGAACTTAAAGAAGTTAGAGGCTTTTCAAGAAGCTACGCAATTGCGTACATTTTTGGCATTACAATCGCCAGTATATTGTTACTCCACAAATAAAAAGTTGTTGCGTGATTCATTGCCAATGTTAAGTTGTTTGCGGGTGCTCAACCTATCTAACTACAACAAGATGTGCGAGTTGCCTGAATCAATTGGAAAAATTACACAGTTACGTTATTTGGACATTTCTAGTACGGCAATTAGAAGGTTGCCTGATTCTTTATGTAAGTTGTACAATTTGCAAACATTGAGGTTATCTGGTTGTGGAGATATTGAAACATTGCCAAGAGACATGCAAAAACTCGTTAATTTACACCATCTTGATTTGACTGATACTCCCCGCAGAATGAAGATGCCGATGCATATGGGCAAACTAAAATTTCTCCAGACATTAACCAAATTTGTCGTTAGCAAACGCACTGGATGTAGCATTAGAGAATTGGGAAAGCTTGCAAATCTTCGAGGAACACTTTCTATCTTGGatcttgaaaatgttgaatctttCAAAGATGCAGAAGGTGCATGCTTGAGGAATAAAATGGACCTTAAAGAGTTGGCATTAAACTGGAAAGCAGGTTCAAATACTGAGATTTCAGAAAGTCAAAGAGATGTACTCAACGGTCTGCAACCACATAGAAACCTGAAAAGTCTCACTATAAAGGACTACATGGGTGGAAGTTTTCCTAATTGGGTAGGGGATCATTCCTTCTCTAATGTAATGTCTATTAATTTggaaaactgtaaatattgttGCAGCTTACCAGCACTTGGGCAGCTACTCTCTTTACAAAACCTCACTATTATTGGTTTTGATGGAATTGTAGCAGTGGGTGAAGAGTTTTACGGTAGTACTGGTTCTTCTTCTATTAAGCCGTTTGggacattgaaatttttaaaatttgagcaGATGTTGAATTGGGAGAAATGGTCTTCGTTTGGTGATGAAAATGAAGGAGGAGCTTTCCATCGTCTCGAGAAGCTTTCTATTCGGAGATGCTCAAACCTAACGGGAGATTTGCCCATTCATCTTCCTTCTTTGGGTATCCTTGAGATTATAGACTGTCCGAAGATGCTGGCTTCACTCCCAAGGGCTCCAGCTATATGTGAATTGAAGCTGAGAAATTGTAGGGAGGATATATTAAGGGAACTGCCAATTCATGTTACGAAGGAGCTCACAATTGAAGGATTTGATGCAGCGGATATGGGTGACTTTTTCTCGCATATGTCTCTTCCAGTGGGTGGTCTAACCTCTACAATAAAAACTCTTGAAATAAACAATTGCAAGAAGTTAGGGCTCCCAATAAACTTGGACTATTCATGCCTTGAAGTTTTGAGATTGTTCGATTGCGATTCTCTCCGGTCCATTCCAATGGATTTATTCCCAAATGTTAAGGATCTGGAAATCCAAAG GAGGATTGCACGCCACCAACCTTGGATTCTTAAAGATCGGAAATTGTGA
- the LOC109021741 gene encoding uncharacterized protein LOC109021741, translating into MFLWRATHESLPTNLNLKRRKIKEDPSCPICRQEPESVMHALWSCSAVMDVWSVSSRGLQKMKVGFKSFKEVVEHVIAILSAEEVELFACTAYHVWRRRNVFLFEEKFENPSRIAQAALQLTKDFKEASYSEQVSLVSRRPAGTDSWSPPPLNVYKANWDASIDRVHSRMGVGVVIRNWEGRVTATLKSSRSIFPDAKLAEAMAALRAVLLCKQLGISRVLLEGDALNVVNDINLETKDWSSAGLIIQDIKAELQNLEYGSAQFISRNSNCIAHCLAKDALKLS; encoded by the coding sequence ATGTTTCTATGGAGAGCTACTCACGAGTCTTTACCAACTAACCTCAATCTCAAGAGGAGGAAAATTAAGGAAGACCCTTCATGCCCCATTTGTAGACAGGAGCCAGAATCTGTTATGCATGCATTATGGTCATGTTCTGCAGTGATGGATGTATGGTCTGTCAGTTCTAGAGGACTTCAGAAAATGAAGGTTGGGTTCAAGTCATTCAAAGAAGTAGTGGAACATGTAATAGCAATCCTCAGTGCAGAGGAAGTTGAGCTGTTTGCCTGTACAGCTTATCAtgtgtggaggagaagaaatgtttttttgtttgaagaaaAGTTTGAGAACCCATCTCGGATAGCTCAAGCAGCTCTTCAATTGACTAAGGACTTTAAAGAAGCCAGTTACAGTGAGCAAGTTAGTTTGGTTTCTAGAAGGCCTGCTGGTACAGATTCCTGGAGTCCTCCTCCATTGAATGTCTAtaaagcaaattgggatgcCTCAATAGACCGAGTACATAGCAGAATGGGGGTGGGGGTAGTGATCAGAAACTGGGAAGGAAGGGTAACAGCAACTCTGAAATCATCAAGGAGTATATTTCCTGATGCCAAACTTGCAGAAGCAATGGCTGCACTAAGAGCAGTCCTCTTATGTAAACAGTTAGGCATTTCAAGAGTACTATTAGAAGGGGATGCTCTCAATGTGGTTAACGATATCAACTTAGAGACAAAGGACTGGAGCTCAGCAGGGCTGATTATCCAAGACATCAAGGCTGAACTTCAGAACTTGGAGTATGGATCGGCTCAGTTTATATCTAGAAACTCTAACTGTATTGCTCATTGTTTAGCTAAGGATGCACTAAAACTCTCTTAG